From one Oncorhynchus nerka isolate Pitt River unplaced genomic scaffold, Oner_Uvic_2.0 unplaced_scaffold_992, whole genome shotgun sequence genomic stretch:
- the LOC135570293 gene encoding putative uncharacterized protein DDB_G0271982 — protein sequence REERERERERERRENREREREREERVVRERVERERERVEREIVE from the exons agagaggagagagagagagagagagagagagagaggagagagaatagagagagagagagagagagagaggagagagta gtcagagagagagtagagagagagagggagagagtagagagagagatagtggag